One part of the Sorangiineae bacterium MSr11954 genome encodes these proteins:
- a CDS encoding phosphopantetheine-binding protein, with protein MRSNGVMVNGVSREEGYRLPVAVVGIGLRVAGASSPGALWELLCDGVDATGDIPSTRWDMGALHDPSAARPGTMRSRRAALLDDVHMVDPAAFRLTKRELRQMDPQHRVLLEAAWFAFEDAGIPLDELRGSRTGVFAGINFSDFQRLLTRDWSAIDGYAVLGTTPSFAANRISYAFDLRGPSTCVSVGCASSTTALHEACRSLALGEVDLAIAGGVELMLSPDGSILLSQAGVLSANGQCRTLDAAADGYVRGEGACMVVLKPLAKVDASDRVYAVIRGSAVNHNGRNDWIMAPSERAQADVISEASARGGVSASSIDYVDLHGSAFLKGDALEAAAIARALGDPAARPPCRLGAISNNLGYLGAAGGAAQLIKVCLSLHHRVLPPTIHVDVPNPQIAFEELGLQVQTRLAPWPERESGEPRRAGVISTSLGGSNAFIVLEAAPDTAADDRASHAAGVDGESRGFVLVVSAHTGAALERRVLAFGDFLREGRLDAAHSGHAHSGHAHSGHAHSGHAHSDGALTDICYTAAFKRQHHAHRAAFLARDRRGLVAQLDRFVRGSARALFAEEGTPEELLDVGRIYVAEGRVLATAMPSAGGRCVSLPVFPFQRQTLWPEWLTVAEVSRGPMEGRGREPAQNMERAASFEIRSIPAHRREERLVRFLREQVAEVLELDVERVDTRAKTLFELGLTSVGVVLIAHRIARTLGVDVTPTTLFELPRIELLSSWLLERLAMESEPARDEGAAFAVDGAPAHGGDDDDFVRAIAQLSDQEARDLIAQKLQEISLEVES; from the coding sequence ATGAGGTCGAACGGCGTGATGGTGAATGGGGTCTCGCGCGAAGAGGGGTATCGTCTGCCGGTGGCCGTGGTGGGCATCGGGTTGCGCGTCGCGGGGGCGAGCTCGCCCGGGGCGCTCTGGGAGCTGCTCTGCGACGGGGTCGATGCCACGGGCGATATTCCGAGCACGCGTTGGGACATGGGCGCGCTCCACGATCCGTCCGCGGCCCGCCCTGGAACGATGCGCAGCCGTCGCGCCGCGCTCCTGGACGACGTGCACATGGTCGATCCGGCGGCGTTTCGTCTGACGAAGCGCGAGCTGCGCCAGATGGACCCTCAGCACCGCGTGCTCCTCGAGGCGGCGTGGTTTGCGTTCGAGGACGCCGGGATCCCCCTCGACGAGCTGCGCGGGAGCCGGACCGGGGTCTTCGCGGGGATCAACTTCTCCGACTTTCAGAGGTTGCTCACCCGGGATTGGTCGGCCATCGATGGATATGCGGTGCTCGGCACGACCCCGTCGTTCGCCGCCAATCGCATTTCGTATGCCTTCGATCTTCGCGGGCCGAGCACGTGCGTGAGCGTGGGGTGCGCGTCCTCCACGACGGCGCTGCACGAGGCGTGTCGGAGCTTGGCGCTGGGCGAGGTGGACTTGGCGATCGCGGGCGGGGTGGAGCTGATGCTCTCGCCGGACGGCAGCATCTTGCTCTCGCAAGCCGGCGTGCTCTCGGCGAACGGGCAGTGCCGGACCTTGGATGCGGCGGCGGACGGGTACGTGCGCGGGGAGGGGGCCTGCATGGTGGTCCTCAAGCCGCTCGCCAAGGTCGACGCGAGCGATCGCGTTTATGCCGTGATCCGCGGGAGCGCGGTCAACCACAACGGCCGCAACGATTGGATCATGGCGCCGAGCGAGCGCGCCCAGGCCGACGTCATCTCCGAGGCGAGCGCGCGCGGCGGCGTCTCGGCGTCCAGCATCGACTATGTCGATTTGCATGGCTCGGCGTTCCTCAAAGGCGACGCGCTGGAGGCGGCGGCCATCGCGCGGGCGCTCGGCGATCCGGCCGCGCGGCCGCCGTGCCGGCTGGGCGCCATCAGCAACAATCTTGGTTACCTCGGGGCGGCCGGTGGTGCGGCGCAGCTCATCAAAGTATGTTTGTCGCTTCATCATCGGGTTTTGCCGCCCACGATTCATGTCGATGTGCCCAATCCGCAAATTGCGTTCGAGGAGCTCGGGCTCCAGGTTCAAACGCGGCTGGCGCCGTGGCCGGAGCGCGAATCGGGCGAGCCGCGGCGCGCGGGGGTGATCTCCACCTCGCTCGGGGGCTCGAATGCGTTCATCGTGTTGGAGGCGGCGCCCGACACCGCGGCGGATGATCGCGCGTCGCACGCCGCCGGCGTGGACGGGGAGAGCCGTGGCTTCGTGCTGGTGGTGTCGGCGCACACGGGCGCGGCGCTCGAACGGCGGGTGCTCGCGTTTGGCGATTTTCTTCGGGAGGGGCGCCTCGATGCTGCGCACTCCGGTCATGCGCACTCCGGTCATGCGCACTCCGGTCATGCACACTCCGGCCACGCGCACTCCGACGGGGCGCTCACGGATATTTGCTATACGGCCGCGTTCAAGCGCCAGCACCATGCTCACCGCGCGGCGTTCCTTGCGCGCGATCGGCGGGGTCTGGTGGCGCAGCTCGATCGCTTCGTGCGCGGCTCGGCGCGGGCGTTGTTCGCGGAGGAGGGGACCCCCGAGGAGCTCCTCGACGTGGGCCGGATCTATGTGGCCGAGGGCCGCGTTTTGGCCACGGCGATGCCCTCCGCCGGAGGGCGCTGCGTGAGCCTGCCGGTGTTCCCGTTTCAGCGGCAAACCCTGTGGCCCGAGTGGCTCACGGTCGCCGAGGTGAGCCGGGGGCCGATGGAAGGGCGAGGTCGGGAGCCCGCGCAAAATATGGAGAGAGCTGCGTCCTTCGAGATCCGATCCATTCCCGCGCATCGGCGGGAGGAGCGCCTCGTTCGGTTCCTCCGCGAGCAGGTGGCCGAGGTGCTGGAGCTGGATGTGGAGCGCGTGGACACCCGCGCGAAGACGCTGTTCGAGCTGGGGTTGACCTCGGTCGGTGTGGTCCTGATCGCGCACCGCATCGCGCGCACCCTGGGCGTCGACGTGACGCCCACCACGCTCTTCGAGCTCCCGCGCATCGAGCTCTTGTCGTCCTGGCTCCTCGAGCGGCTCGCGATGGAATCGGAGCCGGCGCGGGACGAGGGCGCGGCCTTCGCGGTGGACGGTGCCCCGGCTCACGGCGGGGACGATGACGATTTCGTTCGGGCCATTGCCCAGCTCTCGGATCAAGAAGCGCGCGATTTGATCGCGCAAAAGCTGCAGGAAATCAGCCTCGAGGTGGAGTCATGA